In Bradyrhizobium lablabi, one DNA window encodes the following:
- the kynB gene encoding arylformamidase produces MKALIDISPALRVGMGVFPGDAEFAVSQTFAIGPDCPVNVASIAMSTHCGAHADAPLHYDPAGASIDMLDLDDFIGPARVIDARGSGPLCGFEEIAAALDGAPPRLLFKLMDRGDELAWPTGFRALAPETVERLALRGTRLIGVDVPSVDPETSKSLPSHMVCKKYDLRIVENLVLADVEPGDYELIALPLKLRGLDAAPLRAVLRRSGPV; encoded by the coding sequence GTGAAAGCCCTGATCGACATATCGCCTGCGCTGCGGGTCGGCATGGGGGTGTTTCCCGGCGATGCCGAGTTTGCGGTGAGCCAGACATTTGCGATCGGGCCCGACTGTCCCGTCAACGTCGCCAGCATCGCGATGTCGACGCATTGCGGCGCGCACGCCGATGCGCCGCTGCACTACGATCCCGCCGGCGCCAGCATCGACATGCTCGATCTCGACGATTTCATCGGCCCCGCCCGGGTCATTGACGCGCGCGGAAGTGGCCCGCTCTGCGGCTTTGAGGAGATCGCGGCCGCGCTCGACGGCGCGCCGCCGCGGCTGCTTTTCAAATTGATGGACCGGGGCGATGAATTGGCCTGGCCGACCGGTTTCCGCGCGCTGGCGCCGGAGACCGTGGAGCGCCTCGCCCTTCGCGGGACGCGGCTGATCGGCGTGGACGTCCCCTCCGTCGACCCGGAGACCTCGAAGAGCCTGCCGTCGCATATGGTCTGCAAGAAGTACGATCTTCGCATTGTCGAGAATCTCGTGCTGGCCGATGTAGAACCCGGCGATTACGAGTTGATTGCGTTGCCGTTGAAACTCAGGGGTCTCGACGCAGCGCCGCTGCGCGCGGTGCTCAGGCGATCCGGTCCCGTTTGA
- a CDS encoding 3-hydroxybutyryl-CoA dehydrogenase, which translates to MGRGIAVAFAYAGHAVTMIDVKVRPADQFATLEAEALGEIRKTLASLARFGLLAANDADAIIARVSVVPAQNMATALAGAGMVFEGVPEVVELKREVLASASKCVGPDIIIASTTSTILVDDISGAVERPGRFLNVHWLNPAYLIPLVEISPGAATDPAVIAQVKALLEGIGKVPVVCAATPGFIVPRIQALAMNEAARMVEEGVASPEDIDKAIRYGFGFRYAVLGLLEFIDWGGGDILYYASRYLEGALDSDRYRAPEVISRNMREGRIGLRTGAGFLDYSGLDVDSYREQRLAELVNLLRHFGLARPPVLDRD; encoded by the coding sequence ATGGGGCGCGGCATCGCGGTGGCGTTCGCCTATGCCGGCCACGCCGTCACCATGATCGACGTCAAGGTGCGGCCTGCGGACCAATTCGCGACACTCGAAGCCGAGGCGCTCGGCGAAATCCGGAAAACGCTGGCGAGCCTGGCGCGGTTCGGATTGCTGGCGGCGAATGACGCCGACGCCATCATCGCGCGGGTCTCCGTGGTGCCTGCGCAGAATATGGCGACAGCCCTCGCCGGCGCCGGCATGGTGTTCGAAGGCGTCCCCGAGGTGGTCGAGCTCAAGCGCGAGGTGCTGGCTTCCGCCTCGAAATGTGTCGGGCCTGACATCATCATCGCCTCGACCACGTCGACCATTCTGGTCGATGACATCTCAGGCGCGGTCGAGCGCCCCGGACGTTTCCTCAACGTGCACTGGCTGAACCCGGCCTATCTGATCCCGCTGGTCGAGATCTCGCCTGGGGCCGCGACCGATCCGGCGGTCATCGCGCAGGTGAAAGCGTTGCTGGAGGGCATCGGCAAGGTGCCGGTGGTGTGCGCCGCCACGCCCGGCTTCATCGTGCCGCGCATCCAGGCGCTCGCCATGAACGAGGCGGCGCGGATGGTGGAGGAAGGCGTCGCCAGCCCTGAGGATATCGACAAGGCAATCCGCTACGGCTTTGGGTTCCGCTATGCGGTGCTGGGCCTTCTGGAATTCATCGACTGGGGCGGCGGCGACATTCTCTATTATGCCAGCCGCTATCTCGAAGGCGCGCTTGATAGCGACCGCTATCGCGCGCCCGAGGTGATCTCACGCAACATGCGCGAGGGTCGCATCGGCTTGCGGACCGGCGCCGGCTTTCTCGATTATTCCGGCCTCGATGTCGACTCCTATCGCGAGCAGCGCCTCGCGGAACTGGTTAATCTGCTTCGGCATTTTGGGCTCGCCAGGCCGCCTGTGCTTGACAGGGATTAA
- the kynA gene encoding tryptophan 2,3-dioxygenase, translated as MSQRKDISYSGYLQLDKILQAQQPLSTAHDEMLFVIQHQTSELWMKLAIHELTATCRLIAADDLQPAFKTLARVSRILEQLNSAWDVLRTMTPSEYTEFRGLLGQSSGFQSWQYRVIEFLVGNKNAAMIHAHQDDKAVVERLEAVRLAPSIYDLTIQLLHRRGLGIDKATLERDISVPHLPNDSVLNAWSSVYRDPTRYWELYELAEKLVDFEDYFRRWRFNHVTTVERIIGFKRGTGGSSGVSYLRKMLDVVLFPELWQVRTQL; from the coding sequence ATGAGTCAGCGCAAGGACATATCCTATTCAGGCTATCTCCAGCTCGACAAGATTTTGCAGGCACAGCAGCCGCTTTCCACCGCCCATGACGAGATGCTGTTCGTTATCCAGCACCAGACGTCGGAGCTCTGGATGAAGCTCGCGATCCACGAACTGACCGCCACCTGCCGGTTGATCGCCGCGGACGACCTGCAACCGGCCTTCAAGACGTTGGCGCGGGTATCGCGCATCCTCGAGCAGCTCAATTCAGCCTGGGATGTGCTTCGCACGATGACGCCAAGCGAATATACGGAATTTCGCGGTTTGCTTGGGCAATCGTCCGGCTTCCAGTCCTGGCAGTACCGGGTAATCGAGTTTCTTGTCGGCAACAAGAATGCGGCGATGATCCATGCGCACCAGGACGACAAAGCCGTTGTCGAACGTCTCGAAGCGGTGCGCCTTGCACCGAGTATCTACGATCTCACCATCCAGCTTTTGCACCGCCGCGGCCTCGGCATCGACAAGGCCACACTCGAACGCGATATTTCGGTACCGCACTTGCCAAACGACAGCGTTCTGAACGCCTGGTCATCGGTCTATCGGGACCCGACTCGTTACTGGGAATTGTATGAGCTTGCCGAGAAGCTCGTGGATTTCGAGGATTATTTCCGCCGCTGGCGTTTCAACCACGTCACGACAGTGGAGCGGATCATCGGATTCAAGCGGGGCACCGGCGGCTCTTCCGGTGTTTCTTATTTGCGGAAGATGCTGGACGTCGTGTTGTTCCCCGAGTTGTGGCAGGTCAGGACACAATTGTGA
- a CDS encoding peptidase M29, with translation MLADRIEAKWIDAFCEIFERCAVKSGDTAAILSETQSRALNVHLAELALLRMGAKPFHIVVPTPRNRQIVPIRSTGASEAIQRLAPVVTALRQAGFVVDCTIEGLMHAVETPEILKAGARILVISNEHPEALERMVPDTALEKRVRAAAKMLRGTKRMRVTSRAGTELDIDMVGASTVGVWGWTDKPGTLAHWPGGIVVSFPKSSTVNGTLVMAAGDINLTFKRYLTSPVRMTLKNDYVTNLEGEGADAAMMRAYLAAWGDREAYAVSHVGFGMNPAARYEALTMYDQRDTNGTELRAVAGNFLFSTGANEFAGRYTAGHFDLPIMGTTIELDNVAVVREGVLQDVFG, from the coding sequence ATGCTGGCCGATCGCATCGAGGCGAAATGGATCGACGCATTCTGCGAGATTTTCGAGCGCTGCGCGGTCAAATCAGGTGATACCGCCGCGATCCTGTCGGAGACGCAGTCGCGCGCGCTCAATGTTCATTTGGCCGAACTCGCGCTGCTTCGGATGGGCGCAAAGCCGTTCCACATCGTCGTGCCGACCCCGCGCAACCGGCAAATCGTGCCGATCCGCTCCACCGGCGCCAGCGAGGCGATCCAGCGGCTCGCCCCGGTCGTCACCGCGCTGCGGCAGGCGGGTTTCGTGGTCGACTGCACCATTGAAGGACTGATGCACGCGGTCGAGACGCCGGAAATCCTCAAAGCCGGCGCGCGGATTCTGGTGATTTCCAACGAACATCCCGAAGCGCTGGAGCGCATGGTGCCCGATACGGCTTTGGAAAAGCGCGTGCGGGCCGCAGCAAAAATGCTGCGAGGGACAAAGCGGATGCGCGTGACTTCCAGAGCGGGGACTGAACTCGACATCGATATGGTCGGCGCCTCGACTGTTGGCGTGTGGGGCTGGACCGACAAGCCCGGCACGCTGGCGCATTGGCCCGGCGGCATTGTCGTCAGCTTTCCCAAAAGCAGTACCGTCAACGGCACACTGGTGATGGCGGCGGGCGACATCAATCTCACCTTCAAGCGCTATCTGACGTCGCCGGTCAGGATGACGCTGAAGAACGACTACGTCACAAATCTGGAAGGCGAGGGCGCGGATGCGGCCATGATGCGCGCTTATCTGGCGGCATGGGGCGACCGCGAAGCCTATGCGGTGTCGCATGTCGGCTTCGGCATGAATCCGGCCGCGCGCTACGAGGCGCTGACCATGTATGACCAGCGCGATACCAACGGCACGGAGCTCCGCGCGGTCGCCGGCAATTTCCTGTTCTCCACCGGCGCCAATGAATTTGCCGGCCGCTATACGGCCGGGCATTTTGATCTGCCGATAATGGGGACCACGATCGAGCTCGACAACGTTGCCGTGGTCCGCGAGGGCGTGCTGCAGGACGTGTTCGGTTAA
- a CDS encoding ABC transporter permease, which translates to MNARAVTSDVLLGMVPIALLIAIWQAVGSLGYAPATLLPPPGMVFARLAQQLLTSTFQQEIAATLFRLFAGFLIAVVVGVTIGLFAATNPAINAVVRPIVRVLAPLPKVALYPALLLLLGFGHESKITLVVADALFPILLSTYYGASMVEQKLIWSAMAAGTPRRQILFKVVLPAAVPSILTGCRIGLVISCIVVFLAEMITSTDGLGHVLVTAARTFQAVDMFVPLITISLLGLILNGLLQGLRSYLLRGFPEV; encoded by the coding sequence ATGAACGCGCGCGCTGTCACATCAGATGTTCTGCTCGGCATGGTGCCGATCGCGCTGCTGATCGCGATATGGCAGGCGGTCGGCTCGCTCGGTTATGCCCCGGCGACGCTGTTGCCGCCGCCCGGCATGGTGTTCGCGCGTCTTGCGCAACAGCTCTTGACCAGTACGTTTCAGCAGGAGATCGCCGCCACGCTGTTTCGGCTGTTCGCGGGATTCTTGATTGCGGTGGTCGTCGGCGTCACCATCGGCCTCTTCGCCGCGACGAACCCGGCCATCAACGCCGTGGTGCGTCCCATCGTGCGGGTACTGGCGCCATTGCCCAAGGTCGCCCTGTATCCGGCATTGCTGTTGTTGCTCGGATTCGGCCATGAATCCAAGATCACGCTGGTTGTCGCCGACGCATTGTTTCCGATCCTGCTTTCGACCTATTACGGCGCCTCGATGGTGGAGCAGAAGCTGATCTGGTCGGCAATGGCGGCGGGCACGCCGCGCCGGCAGATCCTGTTCAAGGTGGTGCTGCCGGCGGCGGTGCCGTCGATCCTCACCGGCTGCCGGATCGGTCTCGTGATCTCCTGCATCGTGGTGTTCCTCGCCGAGATGATCACCTCGACCGACGGCCTCGGCCATGTGCTGGTGACGGCGGCCCGGACCTTCCAGGCGGTCGACATGTTCGTGCCGCTGATCACGATCTCGCTGCTCGGCCTTATTCTCAACGGCCTGCTGCAGGGATTGCGGTCCTATCTGCTGCGCGGGTTTCCGGAAGTCTGA
- a CDS encoding NAD/NADP-dependent octopine/nopaline dehydrogenase family protein, translating to MKIAVLGGGNGSFAAAGDFALQGHDVRLWRRDVAQVTAHRAAGSRIILKDSNGQHDVRLALVTTDIAEAVGNAELILCPAPAFAQPDIANLLAPHLRDGQVVFLPPATFGSMIFAKATHEAGNRASVSFAETGTLPWLTRKHGPLEVAITIRAKRLPVGVFPLKSANHALDVTGRAFPGVIEPCGDALSGALMNAGPIIHPPLIVMNAGPIEHFERWDIHKEGTQAAIRRVTDALDAERIAVREGLGYGGPHFPLAHHYATEGEQWMYGRGSHDRLTDSGDWRERIVLREHRYMREDLRLGLSLLVSVAELAGVATPLARAFLAVGGAICGEDFFKGGRTLASLGLGGLGRDQLQTLLRGGFDR from the coding sequence TTGAAGATCGCGGTGCTCGGCGGCGGCAACGGCTCGTTCGCAGCCGCGGGCGATTTTGCGCTGCAGGGCCATGACGTCAGGCTGTGGCGGCGTGATGTGGCTCAGGTCACAGCGCATCGCGCCGCGGGCTCGCGCATCATTCTGAAGGACTCAAATGGCCAACACGACGTACGGCTGGCCTTGGTAACGACTGACATCGCCGAAGCCGTCGGCAACGCCGAACTGATCCTGTGCCCTGCCCCGGCCTTCGCGCAGCCCGATATCGCAAACCTGCTCGCGCCGCATCTGCGCGACGGACAGGTGGTATTCCTGCCGCCGGCCACATTCGGCTCGATGATCTTCGCGAAAGCCACCCATGAGGCTGGCAATCGCGCCAGCGTGAGCTTTGCCGAGACCGGCACGCTGCCATGGCTGACGCGCAAGCATGGCCCGTTAGAAGTCGCCATCACCATCCGCGCCAAGCGGCTGCCGGTCGGTGTATTTCCGTTGAAAAGCGCGAACCACGCCCTCGACGTGACCGGAAGGGCCTTTCCCGGCGTGATCGAACCGTGCGGCGACGCGCTGTCGGGAGCGCTGATGAATGCCGGGCCGATCATCCATCCGCCGCTGATCGTCATGAATGCCGGCCCGATCGAACATTTCGAGCGCTGGGACATTCACAAGGAAGGCACCCAGGCCGCGATCCGCCGCGTCACCGACGCGCTTGACGCCGAGCGCATCGCCGTGCGCGAAGGTTTGGGCTATGGCGGTCCGCATTTTCCGCTGGCGCATCATTACGCGACCGAAGGCGAGCAATGGATGTATGGCCGCGGCTCGCATGATCGCCTGACCGATTCCGGCGACTGGCGCGAGCGGATCGTGCTCAGAGAACATCGCTATATGCGGGAAGATTTGCGGCTCGGCCTGTCGTTGTTAGTTTCGGTGGCCGAACTGGCTGGCGTCGCGACGCCGCTGGCAAGGGCCTTTCTCGCCGTCGGCGGCGCAATCTGCGGCGAGGACTTTTTCAAGGGCGGGCGTACGCTGGCAAGTCTCGGTCTCGGCGGGCTCGGCCGCGACCAACTGCAGACGCTGCTGCGCGGAGGTTTTGATCGATGA
- a CDS encoding class I adenylate-forming enzyme family protein: MDLSDLIERNAAFTPFKTATIFEGETLTYADFAARIEQTARALKAECGVSRGDRVAILSLNRPDYLVLLYACARLGAMLVPLNWRLAVAEQSFILSDASIKVLVLEQAFAEILPALEKSLPLASIVGLDFTPPRGRTFDALLAQARGDGRNPDADLSYPLLIVYTSGTTGRPKGAVLRQQALLWNAVMSQHMHGLTSDDHVLTVLPFFHVGGLNIQTTPALHFGAMVTIHSRFTPETTLATIARERPTLTVLVPAIIQAVTDHPDWASTDLSSLKAVSTGSTIVPPHLIERFVARGVPVLQVYGSTETCPIAVYTRRGGDLSRLGSTGLRGLCCDAAVVDDDGNELPPNTPGEIVVRGPNVFCEYWGNEQATREALHDGWYRTGDIGLRDADGYFWVHDRKKNLIISGGENIYPAEVERVLLEHPEVVECAVIGRPDPRWDEVPVAYVIRRAGCSVEAENLKAHVLTQLARFKVPREIVFVDDLPRTALGKVQHFVLRRLDAPARAQGGAS; encoded by the coding sequence ATGGACCTTTCCGATCTCATCGAACGGAATGCGGCGTTCACGCCGTTCAAGACCGCGACCATTTTTGAAGGTGAGACTCTTACCTACGCGGATTTCGCTGCGCGCATTGAGCAAACCGCGCGTGCACTGAAAGCCGAGTGCGGGGTCAGCCGCGGCGATCGCGTCGCGATCCTCAGCCTGAACCGGCCTGACTATCTCGTATTGCTCTATGCCTGTGCCCGGCTCGGCGCCATGCTGGTGCCGCTGAACTGGCGGCTGGCGGTAGCTGAACAATCGTTCATCCTGTCGGACGCCTCGATCAAGGTGCTGGTGCTCGAACAGGCTTTTGCGGAGATCCTACCCGCGCTGGAAAAGAGCTTGCCCTTGGCCAGCATCGTAGGCCTCGATTTCACGCCGCCGCGCGGGCGCACATTCGATGCGCTGCTGGCCCAGGCGCGCGGCGACGGCCGAAATCCGGATGCCGATCTCAGTTATCCGCTCCTGATCGTCTATACCTCCGGCACGACCGGAAGGCCGAAGGGCGCGGTGCTGCGACAGCAAGCGCTGTTGTGGAACGCCGTGATGAGCCAGCACATGCACGGCCTCACCTCGGATGACCACGTGCTTACCGTGCTGCCCTTCTTCCATGTCGGCGGCCTTAACATTCAGACCACGCCGGCGCTGCACTTTGGTGCGATGGTGACGATCCATTCGCGCTTCACGCCGGAAACGACGCTCGCTACGATCGCGCGCGAGCGGCCGACCTTAACGGTGCTGGTGCCCGCGATCATTCAGGCGGTGACCGACCATCCCGACTGGGCCTCGACCGACCTGTCCTCGCTGAAGGCGGTCTCGACCGGATCGACCATCGTGCCGCCGCATCTGATCGAGCGCTTTGTCGCACGCGGCGTGCCGGTGCTTCAGGTCTACGGCTCGACCGAAACCTGTCCAATCGCGGTTTACACTCGCCGCGGCGGCGATCTTTCGCGCCTCGGCTCGACTGGCCTTCGCGGCCTGTGTTGCGACGCCGCAGTGGTAGATGACGACGGGAATGAATTGCCGCCGAACACGCCGGGCGAGATCGTCGTGCGAGGCCCTAACGTATTCTGCGAATATTGGGGCAACGAGCAGGCGACGCGGGAGGCGCTGCACGACGGCTGGTATCGCACCGGCGACATCGGGCTGCGCGACGCAGACGGTTATTTTTGGGTGCACGACCGCAAAAAGAACCTGATCATTTCCGGCGGCGAGAACATCTATCCGGCGGAAGTCGAGCGCGTGCTGCTGGAGCATCCCGAGGTCGTGGAGTGCGCCGTGATCGGCCGCCCCGATCCGAGATGGGATGAGGTGCCGGTAGCCTACGTCATCAGGCGGGCAGGATGTTCGGTGGAGGCGGAGAATTTGAAGGCGCATGTGCTGACGCAGCTCGCCCGCTTCAAGGTGCCGCGTGAGATCGTTTTCGTCGACGACCTGCCGCGGACCGCTCTCGGCAAGGTCCAGCATTTCGTGCTGCGGCGGCTCGATGCGCCCGCGCGCGCACAAGGAGGGGCGTCTTGA
- a CDS encoding ABC transporter ATP-binding protein, translating into MKVLPSRPDARLESAPVRGTAAAMIEIDRVSQVFRTSGRQDHLALSEISLTVEDGAFVSILGPSGCGKSTLLYIVGGFVSPTLGSARMRGKAITGPGPDRGPVFQEFALFPWKSVLGNVMYGPRQQGVKPAEAEAQSRALIEMVGLKGFEHFYPKELSGGMKQRVALARTLAYHPAVLLMDEPFGALDAHTRTRLQNDLLNIWERDRKTVLFVTHSVEEAVFLSDKVVVMTRSPGRIKEVVDIDLPRPRRRAELLLDPHYQKYVVDIERMIDDTGEDEVHP; encoded by the coding sequence ATGAAGGTATTGCCATCGCGACCGGATGCTCGGCTTGAATCGGCGCCTGTGCGCGGGACGGCGGCCGCCATGATCGAGATCGATCGCGTCTCACAGGTTTTTCGTACCTCCGGCCGTCAGGACCATCTGGCGTTGTCGGAGATCTCGCTGACCGTCGAGGACGGCGCCTTCGTCTCCATCCTCGGCCCCTCGGGCTGCGGAAAATCGACGCTGCTCTATATCGTCGGCGGCTTTGTCAGTCCGACCCTGGGCTCAGCCAGGATGAGGGGCAAGGCGATTACCGGGCCCGGACCCGATCGCGGGCCGGTGTTTCAGGAGTTCGCGCTGTTTCCTTGGAAAAGCGTGCTCGGCAACGTGATGTATGGGCCGCGCCAGCAGGGCGTGAAGCCGGCGGAAGCCGAGGCGCAGAGCCGCGCGCTGATCGAGATGGTCGGTCTGAAGGGTTTTGAGCATTTTTACCCGAAGGAGTTGTCCGGCGGCATGAAGCAGCGCGTCGCGCTGGCGCGCACGCTGGCCTATCACCCCGCCGTGCTGTTGATGGACGAGCCGTTCGGCGCGCTCGATGCGCACACCCGCACCCGGCTGCAGAACGATCTGCTCAACATCTGGGAGCGCGACCGCAAGACGGTGCTGTTCGTCACCCATTCGGTCGAGGAGGCCGTCTTCCTGTCCGACAAGGTCGTGGTGATGACGCGTTCGCCCGGCCGCATCAAGGAGGTCGTCGATATCGACCTGCCGCGCCCGCGCCGCCGCGCCGAGCTTCTGCTCGATCCCCACTACCAGAAATACGTCGTCGATATCGAGCGCATGATCGACGACACCGGCGAAGACGAGGTGCACCCATGA
- a CDS encoding ABC transporter permease: MISGRALLARSAPLLACLGLLGIWQVAALIINTDSFPTALDAIRAVPSILGDKESLINILASLRRMAIGFGVAVVVSIPLGLMMGRSRAVAAFFNPLLMVTYPVPKAALMPIIMLWLGVGDLAKMLVIFLGVSLPVIYHSFQGAKAVEEKMLWSGAAMGLSAIQRMIRIVLPAALPEILTGCRTGLVLALITMVTSEMIARQSGAGNILFNALDMGQYDTVYAMIIIIGAMGIGLDAAFENMRGRLVKWSEPGFDIPLSFA, from the coding sequence ATGATCTCGGGCCGCGCTCTTCTCGCCCGCTCGGCGCCGTTGCTCGCCTGTCTCGGCCTGCTCGGCATCTGGCAGGTTGCGGCGCTGATCATCAACACCGATAGCTTTCCGACCGCGCTGGACGCGATCCGCGCGGTTCCTTCCATCCTCGGCGACAAGGAATCCCTGATTAACATCCTTGCCTCGCTGCGACGCATGGCCATCGGCTTCGGCGTGGCGGTTGTCGTGTCTATACCGCTGGGATTGATGATGGGCCGCAGCCGAGCCGTGGCGGCATTCTTCAATCCGCTGCTGATGGTGACCTATCCGGTGCCGAAGGCGGCGCTGATGCCGATCATCATGCTCTGGCTCGGCGTCGGCGACCTTGCGAAGATGCTGGTGATCTTCCTCGGCGTCAGTCTGCCGGTGATTTATCACAGCTTTCAGGGCGCCAAAGCGGTTGAGGAAAAGATGCTGTGGTCGGGCGCCGCGATGGGGCTTTCGGCAATACAGCGCATGATCCGGATCGTGCTGCCGGCCGCGTTGCCGGAAATCCTCACGGGATGCCGTACTGGGCTCGTGCTCGCCCTGATCACCATGGTCACGAGCGAAATGATCGCGCGGCAGTCCGGCGCCGGAAACATCCTGTTCAACGCGCTCGACATGGGACAGTACGATACGGTGTACGCGATGATCATCATCATCGGCGCCATGGGTATCGGCCTCGACGCCGCGTTCGAAAACATGCGCGGCCGATTGGTAAAATGGTCCGAGCCGGGCTTCGACATTCCCCTGAGCTTTGCATGA